CCGAGCGGCTGCTGCACACGCTCGGCTTCGAGGACGAAGGCTACCTCCGCGGGCACGTCCAGCGCGCCGGCGAGCGCCGCGACTGCAAGATCTACGGTCTGCTGCTCTAGGCGGCGCGAACGATCGGCAGGAAGTCCGCCGCGGTCAGCGACGCCCCGCCGACCAGCGCCCCGCCGACATCGGGGATGGCCAGAATGTCGACGGCGTTCGCCGCTTTGACCGAGCCGCCGTAGA
Above is a window of Polyangia bacterium DNA encoding:
- a CDS encoding triose-phosphate isomerase; its protein translation is EPVWAIGSGRTPTPAEIEAVHRAIRQALVARFGEAGRAAPLLYGGSVKAANAVDILAIPDVGGALVGGASLTAADFLPIVRAA